TCCCTCGCGGAGCTCAGCGAGCGCCCGCTTCGCCGAGAACCCTCCCGGTGGCCTGAGCCGGCGCCGGGAGGCCGAGCAGGTAGGCCAAGGTCGGCGCGATGTCGATCGCCCGGATCTCCCCGGGGCGCGCTCCCGCCGCGATCCCCGGTCCGGCCGCGTAGAAGATCGCCTGCATCTCGCGTCGCTCGGGCCAGAAGCCGTGCTCGCCGCCGCCGTCGGCTCGATCGCTCGGGGTGACCGCCACCCCCGACCGACCGGTCCGCAGGTAGTAGCCGGGGGCGAGGTCGAAGAGCAGATCGCCGGCGAGCGGACCGGCGATGCCATAGGCCGGCACCTCCTCGGGGCGGGCGACGAGCCGCACGACGGCGGCCCCGTTCTCCGGATCGCGGGCGGCGAGGAGCGCCGCCGTCGCCCGCCGGAGCACCGCGGCGCGATCCTCCGGAGACACGATTCCCCCGTGGCGCTCCGTCCCATTGACGCGCAGTTGGAAGTCGGAGAACGGAGCGGCGACGGCGGTGCGGGCGAGGTCGACGCGGCCGGCAGCGTCCCAGGCGAGCAGCCCGGCCTCCTCGAGGATCCGGTTGACGTAGACCCAGCGACGGACCCCGGCATGACCGTGATCGCTCACCAGGGCGACGATCGTCTCCGGCGGCGCGGCGGCGACCAGAGCGCCGAGCCAGCGGTCGAGCAGCTCGAACACCCGGGCGTAGAACGGCCAGACTCGCTCGGCCAAGGCGGCGTCGTAGCCGGGTGCGCGGGAGTCGAGCATCCCCATCCACGCGTGCCCCGCGTCGTCGGCCTCGAGCGCGTAGTGGAAGAGCAGGTCCGGTTGCCACGCGCGGAGGGCGAAGGTGGCCCCCGCGGTCAGCAACTGGACATCGAAGGCGACGATCTCGAGAACGCGCCGTTCGGCCTCACCGCTCCCGCCGTCGCCGAGCGTCGCACCCAGGTCGCCACGCGCGTAGGCGGCGAAACCACTGTCCTGGAACCCCGGATAGGCCTTTTCGTACGCCGCCAGGTCGGCTGGCGCGATCGCCCCGGAAAGCGCGTAGGCGGCACGCCGGTAGAGGAGCACGCGCGAGCCATCGGGCGCGAGATCGAAGAGACGGAAGAAGGTGTTGGCGTGGCGTGAGCCATCGACCACGCAAAACGGCGGGCTCCAGGCGGCCGGCTCGGCGCCGGCGGGATGGGCCGCGAGGACGGCTTCGGCCGAGGCCCGGCGGCGGTCGCGGCTGCCGACGCGGACCAACAGTCGGTCGAGCCCGCGCACTGGATCGGCCGGATCGTCGTAGAGCAGCAGGTGGAAGGTCGTGCCGGCGACCCGGAGGACCGCTTCACGGGCTCCCTGGCGATGGGCGACGCCGTTCCAGCCCGGACGAGCCGGGCCGAAGGCCGCGGCGTCGATCGCTTTGGCCGACGCCAGCGGGCTCTCGAATCCGCCGACGACGGTGAGCCGGTCCTCCGCCACGCCGCGACGACGCAAGCGTTCCCGCAGCGGTGTCGCAGGGATCGACTGCGTCGCCGAGAGGGCGACGACGCGGCGCCCGGCGAGCGCGGCCGTCAGGAAGAGCGGCTCGCCGGTCGCGGCAAGCGAGCTGAAGCCCGACTGGAAGTCGAGCAGCGTGTGCTCGGCGCGCGGCAGGAGCGGCACCTCGTTCGCAGTGATGCCGCTTCCCGCCGCCCAGGTGCCGGTCCAGATCGCCGCGTGCGCCGCGGCGGTCTTGCTCGGGAAGCTCGAGCGCACCCAGCTCGCCGCGAGCCCGCGCTCGGCGAGCGCGGCAACCGCAGGCAACCGACCTTCGGCGAGCAGCCGATCGACCACCTCGTCCCCGGCGCCGTCCCAGCTGACGACGATCGCCCTCGGCGCCTCCCCGGCGAGCGCCGGCGCGAGGAGACCGACGACGAGCGCCGCCCAGCCCAGTGCACGACCCGATCGCCCGCTCACGCCCCCTCCCCTTTCGTCACCCACGCTGGCACCTCAGCTCGCCGCGTCGACCTCCCGCTCGCGACCGCGCAGGAACCAGAGGGCTCGTCCCATCCGCTCCTGCAGCGACTCCATGTAGGTGTACACCACCGGCGTGACGAACAGAGTCAGCGACTGCGAGAGCAGGAGCCCGCCGACCACGGCCAGGCCGAGCGGACGCCGCGCTTCGGCGCCGGCGCCGAAACCGAGGGCGATCGGCAGGGTGCCGAAGAGCGCCGCCATCGTGGTCATCATGATCGGCCGGAAGCGCACCACGCAGGCCTCGTGGATCGCCTCGAGCGGGGTCTTGCCGCCGTGCCGCTGCACCTCGAGCGCGAAGTCGATCATGATGATGCCGTTCTTCTTCACCAGGCCGACGAGCATGATGATGCCGACGAAGGCGTAGATGTTGAGGTCGCTGCCGAAGGCCATCAGCGTCAGCAGCGCACCGAGACCGGCGAGCGGCAGCGCCGAGAGGATCGTCAGCGGGTGGATGAAGCTCTCGTAAAGGACTCCCAGCACCATGTAGATGACGAGGATGGCCAGCACGAGCAGCAGTCCGAGCCCCTGCATCGACGACTTGAACGCCTGCGCCGTTCCCTGGAACGTAGGAGTGACGGTGGCCGGCAGCGTCTCGCGGGCGAGGCGATCGACCTCGTCGGTGGCCTGCGAGAGCGCCACGCCGGGGGCGAGGTTGAACGACAGCGTCACCGACGGCACCTGCCCGGAGTGGTTGACCGCCAGCGGGCCGACCCCGGGGGTGAGCGTCACCAGCGAATCGAGCGGCACCAGTTGCCCCCCGGCCGAGCGGACGTAGAGCAGGCGCAGGTCGGCCGGCTGGCGCTGGAACTCCGGCTGCATCTCCATGATCACGCGGTACTGGTTGTTCGGCGCGAAGATCGTCGACACCTGGCGCTGGCCGTAGGCGGAGTAGAGGGTGTCTTCGATCTGCTGCGCCGTCACGCCGAACGACGCCGCCTTGTCGCGGGCGATGTCGACGTTGACCTGCGGATTGCGCAGGAGCAGGTCGGTCGAGACGTCGGTGAGCAGGCGCAGCCCGCGCAACTTGCCTTCGAGCACCGGGGCAACGCGATAGAGCTCGTCGGTGTCCGGCCCGGTCAGGGTGAGCTGGTACTGGCTGCGGCTCATCCGGCCGCCGATCTGCAGGGCCGGCGGATTCTGCAGGTAGACGCGGATGCCCGGCACCTGGGCGAAGCGCGGGCGCAGGCTTTCGACCACCTGGTCGGCGTTGAGCGTGCGCTCGGCGCGCGGCTTCAGGCGGACGAAGAGGTTGCCGGTGTTCGAGGCGCCCGAGCCGCGGCCGCCCGCCGAGGACATGAAGGCCTCGATGTTCGGATCCTCGCGGACGATCTTCGCCACCTCCTGCTGATGGCGCGCCATCTCCTCGAACGAGATCCCCTCGACCGCCTCGGTCTGCCCGAAGAGCTGCCCGATGTCCTGGGACGGGATGAACCCCTTCGGGATCCGCGCGAAGACGACGACGGTGAGGAGCGTGATCACCAGGGTGTAGAGCATGGTGATCCTCCGGTGGGCGAGCGACCAGCGGAGACCCTTCTCGTAGCCGCGCAGCATGCCGGCGAAGAAGCGCTCGAAGAAGTTGAACAGGCCGTGGTGCTCGACCTCGCGCGGCGGAGCCAGGAAGCGCGAGGAGAGCATCGGCGTCAACGACAGCGAGATGAAGCCGGAGATCAGCACGGCGAGGCCGATGACCACGGCGAACTCGCGGAACAGCCGCCCGACGATGCCGCCCATGAACAGCACCGGGATGAACACCGCGGCGAGCGAGAGGGTCATCGAGAGGATCGTGAAACCGATCTCGCGCGAGCCGTCGAGCGCCGCCTGGAGCGGCTTCTTGCCCATCTCCATGTGGCGGAAGATGTTCTCCAGCATGACGATGGCGTCGTCGACGACGAACCCCACCGAGAGCGTCAGCGCCATCAGCGAGAGGTTGTCGAGCGAGTAGTCGAGCAGGTACATGACGACGAAGGTGCCGACGATCGACATCGGCATGGCGAGCGAGGGGATCGCCGTCGCCGAGAGGTTGCGCAGGAAGAGGAAGATCACCAGGACGACGAGGATCAGCGTGATGACCAGGGTGACCTTGACGTCGTGGACCGACTCGTCGATCGGCGCCGAGCGGTCGAAGAGGATGCGCATCGACACGCTCGCCGGGAGCTGCTGCTCGAACTTCGGCAGCAGCTCGCGCACCTTGCGCGCCACCTCGACGGTGTTGGTCCCCGGCTGGCGCTGGATGGCGAGCACCACCGCGCGCTGGTCGATGAACCAGGCGGCCACCTTGTTGTTCTCGACGCTGTCGGTGACCGTGCCGAGCTCTTCGAGTCGCACCGGCTTGCCGTCGCGGTAGGCGACGATGATCGGCCGGTAGGCGGCCGCGTCGGTGAGCTGGCCGTCGGCCATCAGCGTGAAGCTCTTCTGCGGACCGTAGAGGGTGCCGGTCGGCAGATTGACGTTGGCGCCGCGCACCGCGCGCGTCACGTCGTCCACCGCGAGGCCGCGGGTGGCGAGCTGGCGCGGGTCGAGCTGGATGCGGACGGCGTACTTCTGCGCGCCGTAGACCTGCACCTGGGCGACGCCCGAGACGGTCGAGATGCGCTGCGCGATCGAGGTCTCGGCGTACTCGTCGAGGGTGTAGAGCGGCAGGGTCGGCGAGGTGAGGGCGATGAACAGGATCGGCTGGTCCGCCGGATTCGACTTGTTGTAGGTCGGCGGGTACGGCATGTCTTGCGGCAGCTGGCGGTTGGCCCGGGCGATCGCCGCCTGGACGTCCTGCGCCGCCGCGTCGATGTTGCGCTCGAGGCTGAACTGCAGGGTGATGCTGGTGTTGCCGATGCTGCTCGTCGAGCTCATCGAGTCGACGCCGGCGATGGTCGAGAACTCCTTCTCGAGCGGCGTCGCCACCGAGGACGCCATGGTGTCGGGGTTGGCGCCGGGCAGGGCGGCCGAGACGGTGATCGTCGGAAAGTCGACGTTCGGCAGGTCGGAGACCGGCAGCAGCCGGTAGGCCATGCCGCCGAAGACGAGGATCGCCACCATGACGATCGTCGTCATCACCGGACGGCGGATGAAGAGCTCGGAGAAGCTCATGACTTCGGCTCGCTGCCG
This genomic window from Holophagales bacterium contains:
- a CDS encoding alkaline phosphatase family protein, which gives rise to MSGRSGRALGWAALVVGLLAPALAGEAPRAIVVSWDGAGDEVVDRLLAEGRLPAVAALAERGLAASWVRSSFPSKTAAAHAAIWTGTWAAGSGITANEVPLLPRAEHTLLDFQSGFSSLAATGEPLFLTAALAGRRVVALSATQSIPATPLRERLRRRGVAEDRLTVVGGFESPLASAKAIDAAAFGPARPGWNGVAHRQGAREAVLRVAGTTFHLLLYDDPADPVRGLDRLLVRVGSRDRRRASAEAVLAAHPAGAEPAAWSPPFCVVDGSRHANTFFRLFDLAPDGSRVLLYRRAAYALSGAIAPADLAAYEKAYPGFQDSGFAAYARGDLGATLGDGGSGEAERRVLEIVAFDVQLLTAGATFALRAWQPDLLFHYALEADDAGHAWMGMLDSRAPGYDAALAERVWPFYARVFELLDRWLGALVAAAPPETIVALVSDHGHAGVRRWVYVNRILEEAGLLAWDAAGRVDLARTAVAAPFSDFQLRVNGTERHGGIVSPEDRAAVLRRATAALLAARDPENGAAVVRLVARPEEVPAYGIAGPLAGDLLFDLAPGYYLRTGRSGVAVTPSDRADGGGEHGFWPERREMQAIFYAAGPGIAAGARPGEIRAIDIAPTLAYLLGLPAPAQATGRVLGEAGAR
- a CDS encoding efflux RND transporter permease subunit, producing the protein MSFSELFIRRPVMTTIVMVAILVFGGMAYRLLPVSDLPNVDFPTITVSAALPGANPDTMASSVATPLEKEFSTIAGVDSMSSTSSIGNTSITLQFSLERNIDAAAQDVQAAIARANRQLPQDMPYPPTYNKSNPADQPILFIALTSPTLPLYTLDEYAETSIAQRISTVSGVAQVQVYGAQKYAVRIQLDPRQLATRGLAVDDVTRAVRGANVNLPTGTLYGPQKSFTLMADGQLTDAAAYRPIIVAYRDGKPVRLEELGTVTDSVENNKVAAWFIDQRAVVLAIQRQPGTNTVEVARKVRELLPKFEQQLPASVSMRILFDRSAPIDESVHDVKVTLVITLILVVLVIFLFLRNLSATAIPSLAMPMSIVGTFVVMYLLDYSLDNLSLMALTLSVGFVVDDAIVMLENIFRHMEMGKKPLQAALDGSREIGFTILSMTLSLAAVFIPVLFMGGIVGRLFREFAVVIGLAVLISGFISLSLTPMLSSRFLAPPREVEHHGLFNFFERFFAGMLRGYEKGLRWSLAHRRITMLYTLVITLLTVVVFARIPKGFIPSQDIGQLFGQTEAVEGISFEEMARHQQEVAKIVREDPNIEAFMSSAGGRGSGASNTGNLFVRLKPRAERTLNADQVVESLRPRFAQVPGIRVYLQNPPALQIGGRMSRSQYQLTLTGPDTDELYRVAPVLEGKLRGLRLLTDVSTDLLLRNPQVNVDIARDKAASFGVTAQQIEDTLYSAYGQRQVSTIFAPNNQYRVIMEMQPEFQRQPADLRLLYVRSAGGQLVPLDSLVTLTPGVGPLAVNHSGQVPSVTLSFNLAPGVALSQATDEVDRLARETLPATVTPTFQGTAQAFKSSMQGLGLLLVLAILVIYMVLGVLYESFIHPLTILSALPLAGLGALLTLMAFGSDLNIYAFVGIIMLVGLVKKNGIIMIDFALEVQRHGGKTPLEAIHEACVVRFRPIMMTTMAALFGTLPIALGFGAGAEARRPLGLAVVGGLLLSQSLTLFVTPVVYTYMESLQERMGRALWFLRGREREVDAAS